One segment of Tetrapisispora phaffii CBS 4417 chromosome 1, complete genome DNA contains the following:
- the MIS1 gene encoding trifunctional formate-tetrahydrofolate ligase/methenyltetrahydrofolate cyclohydrolase/methylenetetrahydrofolate dehydrogenase MIS1 (similar to Saccharomyces cerevisiae MIS1 (YBR084W); ancestral locus Anc_3.311), producing MLVHRLKELRLGNRSFNIYLSKKILKRQYQVLSGTDLARVIREHAAVEIKDIQKKYPEFKPTLKIIQVGNRPDSSTYVKMKLKASKSSGIDCIIEKMPEDISEPELLREITHINNDNSINGVLIQLPLPKHLNESVITNKVSYKKDVDGFHRFNAGELAKKNGSPYFIPCTPNGAMKLLEETKIDLTGKNVVVLGRSDIVGNPMASLLKSKNATVTVCHSKTKKLPQFLSSADIVIAAIGKPEFVKGEWLKKDTIVIDVGINYVSDSTKKSGLKLVGDVDFESSKDKASFITPVPGGVGPMTVAMLVSNVLQAAKLQLKESEKLPEIKPLLLKIQKPTPSDIEISRAQEPKPIGVIAEELNIKENELELFGHTKAKISLSILDRLKTRKNGKYILVAGITPTPMGEGKSTTTLGLVQALTGHLKKNSIANVRQPSMGPTFGVKGGAAGGGYSQVIPMDEFNMHLTGDIHAISAANNLLAAAIDTRMFHESTQKNTESFYNRLIPKKKGERFFTPSMLRRLQKLDIAKQNPNDLLPEEIEKFARLNINPDSITIRRVVDVNDRMLRQITIGESPTEKGHTRQTGFDITVASELMAILALSKDLQDMRTRIGNIVIGSNYNNEPLTVEDIGCAGALTALLKDAIKPNLMQSLEGTPVMVHAGPFANISIGASSVIADKIALKLMGTPANIDAEPGYVVTEAGFDFTMGGERFFNIKCRTSGLTPNAVVLVATVRALKLHGGAPEVKPGQPLPSTYTEENVDLVKKGVSNLCKQIENVKQYNIPVVVAINRFESDTEAELQVIKDASLNAGAFMAVTTNHFEEGGNGAIDLARAVIEASELPTDFKFLYDVNDSIENKLNTIVQKMYGGDSIELSDVAKAKIAQYTTQGFDKLPICIAKTQYSLSHDPKLKGVPIGFKFTIRDIRASVGAGYLYALAAEIQTIPGLSTYAGYMNVEIDADGKIEGLF from the coding sequence ATGCTAGTGCATCGGTTAAAAGAACTAAGGCTAGGGAATAGatctttcaatatttatctttccaaaaagatattgaaaaggCAATACCAAGTCTTGTCAGGTACTGATTTAGCCAGAGTTATTAGAGAACATGCTGCTgttgaaataaaagatattcaGAAAAAATATCCAGAGTTTAAGCCAACACTAAAGATTATTCAAGTTGGTAATAGACCCGACTCTTCCACCTATgtcaaaatgaaattaaaggCTTCCAAAAGTAGTGGTATCGATTGTATTATCGAAAAAATGCCTGAAGATATCTCTGAACCAGAATTGCTAAGAGAAATTACGCATATTAACAACGATAATTCTATAAACGGCGTCTTAATACAATTGCCTCTGCCAAAACATTTGAATGAAAGTGTAATAACCAATAAAGTTTCTTACAAAAAAGACGTAGACGGTTTTCACCGTTTTAATGCTGGTGAATTGGCTAAGAAGAATGGATCACCATATTTTATACCTTGTACTCCAAATGGGGCTATGAAATTATTGGAGGAAACGAAAATTGATCTGACTGGTAAGaatgttgttgttttagGAAGATCTGACATTGTTGGTAACCCAATGGCATCGCTATTAAAAAGTAAGAATGCTACAGTGACAGTATGTCATagtaaaacaaaaaaattaccacaatttttatcatcTGCGGATATAGTAATTGCTGCAATTGGTAAACCTGAATTTGTTAAAGGTGAATGGCTGAAAAAAGATACCATCGTAATCGATGTAGGTATTAACTATGTATCAGATTCTACTAAAAAATCTGGTCTAAAATTAGTTGGTGATGTTGATTTTGAATCTTCTAAAGACAAAGCTTCATTTATCACACCTGTTCCTGGCGGAGTTGGTCCAATGACAGTTGCGATGCTAGTAAGCAATGTTTTACAAGCTGcaaaattacaattaaaagaatCAGAGAAATTACCTGAAATTAAACCTCTATTACttaaaatacaaaaacCTACCCCATcagatattgaaatttcaagagCACAAGAACCCAAGCCAATAGGCGTTATTGCTGAAGAACTAAATATCAAGgaaaatgaattagaattatttgGTCATACTAAGGCAAAAATCTCATTATCTATACTAGATAGATTAAAAACACGTAAAAACGGTAAATACATTTTAGTTGCTGGTATAACACCAACACCAATGGGTGAAGGTAAGTCCACTACCACATTAGGCTTAGTACAAGCTCTAACCGGccatttaaagaaaaactCAATTGCTAATGTTCGTCAACCTTCAATGGGTCCTACATTTGGTGTCAAAGGTGGTGCCGCTGGTGGTGGTTATTCACAAGTTATACCAATGgatgaatttaatatgCATTTGACTGGTGATATTCATGCAATTTCAGCGGCAAACAATTTATTGGCGGCTGCTATTGATACAAGAATGTTTCATGAATCCACTCAAAAGAATACTGAATCATTTTACAACAGGTTAATTCCTAAAAAGAAGGGAGAACGGTTTTTCACTCCTTCAATGTTAAGAAGGTTACAGAAATTAGACATTGCCAAGCAAAATCCTAACGATCTGTTACCTGaggaaattgaaaaatttgcAAGATTAAACATAAATCCAGATTCGATTACAATTAGAAGAGTGGTCGATGTTAATGATAGAATGTTAAGACAAATTACTATTGGTGAATCTCCTACAGAAAAAGGTCACACAAGACAGACCGGATTCGATATAACTGTTGCTTCTGAATTAATGGCCATTCTTGCTCTCTCAAAGGACTTACAAGACATGAGAACACGTATCGGTAATATAGTAATAGGCTCTAATTACAATAACGAGCCATTGACTGTAGAAGATATAGGCTGTGCTGGAGCTCTAACTGCCTTATTGAAGGATGCAATTAAACCTAACTTAATGCAGAGTTTAGAAGGAACTCCCGTTATGGTACATGCAGGTCCCTTTGCTAACATCTCTATCGGGGCATCATCAGTAATTGCTGATAAAATTGCCCTCAAGTTGATGGGTACTCCTGCTAATATTGATGCTGAACCAGGTTACGTTGTTACAGAAGCTGGATTTGACTTTACCATGGGTGGTGAAagattttttaacattaaatGTCGTACTTCAGGTTTAACTCCAAACGCTGTTGTACTTGTTGCCACTGTCAGAGCGCTGAAATTACACGGAGGAGCACCTGAAGTCAAGCCAGGGCAGCCTTTACCAAGTACCTATACTGAAGAAAATGTTGACCTAGTTAAAAAAGGCGTTTCAAACTTGTGCAAACAGATTGAAAATgtaaaacaatataatatcCCGGTGGTAGTTGCAATTAACAGATTTGAAAGTGATACAGAAGCGGAATTACAAGTAATCAAGGATGCTTCATTAAATGCTGGTGCTTTTATGGCCGTGACTACGAACCATTTTGAAGAAGGTGGTAATGGTGCAATTGACTTGGCCAGAGCCGTTATTGAAGCATCTGAGTTACCAACGgatttcaaatttttatatgatGTTAATGATTCCATTGAAAATAAACTAAATACCATTGTCCAAAAAATGTACGGAGGTGATAGCATTGAGTTATCTGACGTTGCCAAAGCAAAAATTGCTCAATACACTACGCAAGGCTTTGACAAGTTACCAATTTGCATAGCCAAAACACAATATTCACTTTCTCACGATCCAAAATTAAAGGGTGTTCCAATTGGATTTAAATTTACGATAAGAGATATTAGAGCATCAGTTGGTGCAGGATACTTATACGCTTTAGCGGCAGAAATACAAACTATTCCAGGTCTATCGACCTATGCTGGGTACATGAATGTTGAAATTGATGCGGATGGAAAAATTGAAGGTTTATTTTAA
- the TPHA0A03830 gene encoding uncharacterized protein (similar to Saccharomyces cerevisiae TEC1 (YBR083W); ancestral locus Anc_3.310), translating to MTELEDISKIKVFDVYTNIDGVVQSSLHDVFRYKDTVNQETLLTTSTSVNTYTKTDGLDDRNEEIESDSSLKTIELLNTGIGEKSDKLNKEFFNNLKNTKHNVNNNRLQLSQPNSCSIDRFNRTTDVYLTPDTTVKTSSNSSVSNLASLYGNDKWTSNIENAFVDSLRIIMKNGTYKIKIFDKNYGRNELISMYIKHKTGEVRTKKQISSHIQVLKKAFKSKIEGKLKLDRLETEMHNLIENGAEPTEKTIHTFFTVFENIIKDIEKERGDHFGKHNLNNSNLITPLTSKLDDSSFLSNDKVGLISDDSKMYSPSTALSHAKMIYKNLKDYTCVLSVNYSKVFIDDSPKEEEHQDKSAQPNDMRNDSSTLSKTGSIKKPAHMKTNGKDSISRSSLIKLAKKVKLQQRQLIEDKMTVNESLPGTCARQAFAKITTTYSNGQLQTKMNPAASSSGSSGNSNYNISIIQNQPQPYLVQYPSFLSSASSLPLMPQPNIVYPHQQQQLPFLLQGMVSPTYSNFRMLQPAPTSQQFYNSNHGIRQMVESYKISSPPPQTVLRSHRFQGPDSNANAN from the coding sequence ATGACCGAGTTAGAAGATATTTCCAAGATAAAAGTATTTGATGTCTATACAAATATTGATGGTGTTGTTCAGAGTTCACTCCATGATGTTTTCCGGTACAAAGATACAGTGAACCAAGAGACACTACTTACAACCAGTACTTCAGTCAATACCTACACCAAAACGGATGGCCTTGATGACAGAAATGAAGAAATCGAAAGTGATAGTTCTCTAAAAACTATTGAATTACTCAATACAGGAATTGGTGAAAAAtcagataaattaaataaagagtttttcaataatttaaagaatacaAAACATAATGTGAATAATAACAGACTACAGTTAAGTCAGCCGAACTCCTGTTCCATAGATAGATTCAATAGGACTACTGATGTTTATCTGACTCCGGATACTACTGTGAAAACTAGCTCGAACAGTAGTGTCAGTAATCTAGCATCGCTTTATGGGAATGATAAATGGACATccaatattgaaaatgctTTTGTAGATTCATTAAGAATCATAATGAAGAACGGTACATACAAGATAAAGATATTCGATAAAAATTATGGGAGAAATGAATTGATTTCTATGTACATAAAACATAAAACGGGAGAAGTAAGAACTAAGAAACAAATATCATCACATATCCAAGTATTAAAAAAGGCATTTAAgtcaaaaattgaaggaAAGTTGAAATTAGATCGGTTAGAAACCGAAATGCACAATTTGATAGAAAATGGTGCTGAGCCAACTGAAAAAACAATACATACTTTTTTTACTGTTTTCGAAAACATTATAAAGGACATCGAAAAAGAAAGAGGAGATCATTTTGGTAAACATAATTTGAACAActcaaatttaataactCCATTAACATCGAAGCTTGACGATTCCTCTTTTCTAAGCAATGACAAAGTTGGTCTTATTAGTGATGATTCAAAAATGTATTCACCTTCTACAGCACTTTCACATGCTAAAATGATTTATAAAAATCTGAAAGATTACACCTGTGTTTTATCAGTTAACTATTCAAAAGTTTTTATAGATGATTCTCCTAAAGAGGAAGAACACCAAGACAAATCTGCTCAACCAAATGATATGAGAAATGATAGCTCTACGTTATCTAAAACTGGTAGCATAAAAAAACCAGCTCATATGAAAACCAATGGAAAAGATTCGATTTCTAGAAGTTCACTGATAAAACTTGCCAAAAAAGTGAAATTACAACAAAGACAGCTTATAGAAGATAAGATGACAGTTAATGAGAGTTTACCTGGGACATGCGCCAGACAAGCTTTTGCTAAAATTACAACTACTTACTCAAATGGTCAATTACAAACGAAAATGAATCCTGCTGCTTCTTCATCTGGATCATCAGGGAATAGCAATTATAATATCTCTATAATACAAAATCAACCACAACCTTACTTGGTGCAATATCCATCATTTCTGTCAAGTGCTTCCTCTTTACCGTTAATGCCGCAACCAAATATCGTATACCCAcatcaacaacaacagtTACCGTTTCTATTACAGGGTATGGTATCCCCAACTTATTCGAATTTTAGAATGCTTCAACCAGCACCCACATCCCAGcaattttataattcaaatCATGGAATAAGGCAAATGGTTGAATCATACAAAATTTCGTCTCCACCTCCACAAACAGTTCTACGATCACATAGATTCCAAGGTCCAGATTCAAATGCAAACgcaaattaa
- the MAK21 gene encoding RNA-binding ribosome biosynthesis protein MAK21 (similar to Saccharomyces cerevisiae MAK21 (YDR060W); ancestral locus Anc_3.309) has product MSGSVDLSALKEKVSSKLKSSNMKQKDKKPTKSFKTENKIEDEELRHEALALGASEKDLELIGDDQDDDLSEQEFGADEGEEEEEFKDDLQKFMKNIGLDKHVQEGVEEEESLSSTKEEQVEEEEPESDEEEQEQEQEDEEIEESEPETKENSNSKSKDFVADLHMVRSDKLIVPIETAWYNVELDPKIEKNIKNDYIKLNKEQIEKLLERGKQVLEKDNQTYYQEFSKDSSQRKFMSQILSDGTLNDKISAVTLLIQEAPLHNTKSIDTLMSYCNKKSRNSVLQSLNALKDLLLNGLLPDRKLRYFKNQPGLSTNLNDRTLAIFYFEDYLKKTFFSILEILEKLSHDPIIHVRNQVLNHIFDFISAKPEQEFNLLKLGVNKLGDIDSKVASKTSHLLLKLEQAHPNMKSVIIDSIVDTILRPNSDYHATYYAVITLNQTILRKFEDEVANKLIKTYFTLFEKFLLDTDKDNAENKDIEVKSDARGYENKRKKNFKKGKNGGKSVKNEQKTEEEVISEKNSKLFSALLTGVNRSFPFAQLASTVYEPHLDTLFKITHSSNFNTSIQALVLINQVTFKAKLNSDRYYKTLYESLLDPRLISSSKQGIYLNLLYKSLKRDTGDIARVEAFVKRILQVSLHWLNAGTIAGFLYLLIQLIKVFPEIKNLLTNTIVDHEYASDNEEESSIEKKVRVYDPRKRDPKFANADKASLWEITDFLNHYHPTVQTYASAIVNASKSKKEDINKIENDEDNIEIVKPDLGLFTLTHFLDRFVYRNAKTKTTTKGGSIMQPLFGGSQINDSLLVKSTDNIDRVGEAPMNSIDWLNTKVSNIKPDEKFFYQYFSNKKSAIRKHNKDSSKRDTFDEDSDLDETEIWDALVKSRPDIEEDSEDDLDLSMSDFTDSENEDEDIGAIEGMSDDDEEEGREISDNEAKELEAMFNQDITAVEDVNEEGKFDSSDEDEDEQFYSFRDEENDIISSSSSEEEEEVEQKKPGNMKRKHENSDPKETTSNKKQDRKKEIKKLPLFASAEDYAQYLNSDED; this is encoded by the coding sequence ATGAGTGGTAGTGTAGATTTATCTgctttgaaagaaaaagttTCATCGAAACTTAAGAGTTCAAACATGAAACAAAAGGATAAAAAACCAacaaaatcatttaaaactgaaaataagattgaagatgaagagCTACGTCATGAAGCTTTGGCCCTGGGTGCTTCTGAAAAGGATTTAGAATTAATTGGTGATGACcaagatgatgatttatcTGAACAAGAATTTGGAGCGGATGAAGGTGAAGAGGAAGAGGAGTTCAAAGATGATTTACAGAAatttatgaaaaatattggtTTGGATAAGCATGTGCAAGAAGgtgttgaagaagaagaatctCTTAGTTCAACCAAAGAAGAACAAGTTGAAGAGGAAGAACCAGAATCAGACgaagaagaacaagaacaagaacaagaagatgaagaaatagaaGAATCTGAACCTGAAACTAAGGAAAACTCTAATTCTAAAAGCAAAGACTTTGTTGCAGACCTACATATGGTCAGATCTGATAAATTAATCGTGCCAATTGAAACAGCTTGGTATAACGTCGAATTGGATCCAAagattgaaaaaaatatcaagaaTGATTACATCAAATTAAACAAAGAACAAATCGAAAAATTACTAGAGAGAGGTAAACAAGTCTTGGAAAAGGATAATCAAACTTACTACCAAGAATTTTCGAAAGATTCTTCTCAAAGAAAGTTCATGTCTCAAATTTTATCAGATGGTACATTAAACGATAAAATTTCTGCTGTCacattattaattcaagAGGCTCCATTGCATAAtacaaaatcaattgatacTTTAATGTCTTATTGCAACAAAAAATCAAGAAATTCAGTCTTGCAAAGTTTAAACGctttaaaagatttattgTTGAACGGTTTATTACCAGACAGAAAACTaagatatttcaaaaaccAACCTGGTTTATCAACTAATTTGAATGATAGAACATTGGCTATATTTTACTTCGAAGATTACTTAAAGAAAACCTTTTTCAGCATTTTAgaaattttggaaaaattaTCCCACGATCCAATTATTCATGTAAGAAATCAAGTCTTAAACCATATCTTTGATTTCATTAGTGCTAAACCTGAACAAGAATTTAACTTGTTGAAATTAGGTGTTAACAAATTAGGTGATATCGATTCAAAAGTTGCTTCTAAAACTTCacatttattattgaaactAGAGCAGGCACATCCAAATATGAAAAgtgttattattgattcAATAGTTGATACAATCTTAAGACCAAACTCCGATTATCATGCAACTTATTATGCCGTTATTACATTAAATCAAACTATCTTAAGAAAATTCGAAGATGAAGTCGCTAATAAGTTGATTAAAACTTATTTCactttatttgaaaaattccTACTTGATACTGATAAAGATAATGCCGAAAACAAAGATATTGAAGTTAAAAGTGATGCTAGAGGTTATGAAAAtaagagaaagaagaatttcAAGAAAGGTAAAAATGGTGGCAAATCAGTAAAGAATGAGCAAAAgactgaagaagaagttatCTCCGAAAAGAACTCTAAATTATTTAGTGCTCTATTGACAGGTGTCAACCGTTCTTTCCCATTTGCCCAACTAGCATCTACAGTTTACGAACCACATTTAGATACcttattcaaaattacaCATTCCTCCAACTTCAATACATCTATCCAAGCGTTAGTTTTAATTAACCAAGTTACTTTCAAAGCTAAGTTAAACTCTGATAGATATTACAAAACTCTTTACGAAAGTTTACTCGATCCAAGattaatttcttcttcaaaacaAGGTAtctatttaaatttacttTACAAGTCATTGAAGAGGGATACAGGTGATATTGCCAGAGTTGAAGCATTTGTTAAGAGAATTTTACAAGTTTCTTTACATTGGTTAAATGCTGGTACTATCGCCGgtttcttatatttattaatccAATTAATTAAAGTCTTCCCAGAAATTAAgaatttattaacaaataCCATCGTTGACCATGAATATGCTAGTGACAACGAAGAAGAATCCAGcattgaaaagaaagttaGAGTTTATGATCCTCGTAAGCGTGATCCAAAGTTCGCTAATGCTGATAAAGCTTCTTTATGGGAAATCACAGATTTCTTGAACCATTACCACCCTACAGTTCAAACGTACGCTTCTGCTATCGTAAATGCTAGCAAAAgtaaaaaagaagatatcaataaaattgaaaacgatgaagataatattgAGATTGTCAAGCCAGATTTAGGTCTATTCACACTTACTCATTTCTTAGATAGATTTGTTTACAGAAATGCCAAGACTAAAACTACTACCAAAGGTGGTTCCATCATGCAACCTCTATTTGGTGGTTCTCAAATCAATGATTCTTTATTAGTGAAAAGTACCGATAACATTGACAGAGTTGGCGAGGCTCCAATGAATTCTATTGATTGGTTAAACACTAAAGTTAGCAACATCAAACCGGATGAAAAGTTTTTCTATCAATATTTCTCGAATAAAAAGAGTGCTATTAGAAAACATAATAAAGATTCATCAAAGAGGGACACTTTTGACGAAGACAGTGATCTAGATGAGACAGAAATTTGGGATGCTCTAGTGAAATCTAGACctgatattgaagaagatagTGAAGATGATCTAGACCTTTCAATGAGTGATTTCACCGACAGTGAAAACGAAGATGAAGATATCGGTGCAATCGAAGGTATGtctgatgatgatgaagaagaaggaCGTGAAATCTCTGACAACGAAGCCAAAGAGCTAGAGGCTATGTTCAACCAAGACATTACTGCTGTTGAAGATGTAAACGAAGAAGGTAAATTTGACTCCagtgatgaagatgaagatgaacaATTCTATAGTTTCCGTGATGAAGAGAACGATAttatttcatcatcatcatctgaagaagaagaagaagttgaaCAAAAGAAACCTGGTAATATGAAACGTAAACACGAAAATAGTGATCCTAAAGAAACTACctcaaataaaaaacaagatagaaagaaagaaattaagaaaCTACCACTATTTGCATCTGCTGAAGATTATGCTCAATATCTAAATTCCGATGAAGATTAA
- the TPHA0A03850 gene encoding uncharacterized protein (similar to Saccharomyces cerevisiae UBC4 (YBR082C) and UBC5 (YDR059C); ancestral locus Anc_3.308), whose product MSSLKRITKELNDLGRDPPTSCSAGPVGDDIYHWQASIMGPPDSPYAGGVFFLSIHFPTDYPFKPPKISFTTKIYHPNINANGNICLDILKDQWSPALTISKVLLSICSLLTDANPDDPLVPEIAHLYKTDRPKYEATAKEWTKKYAV is encoded by the exons ATGTCCTCATTAAAACGTATTacaaaagaattaaatgatCTTGGAAG AGATCCTCCTACCTCATGTTCCGCAGGCCCAGTAGGTGATGATATTTACCATTGGCAAGCTTCTATTATGGGTCCACCAGACTCTCCATACGCTGGTGgtgttttctttttatctATCCATTTCCCAACTGACTATCCATTCAAACCACCAAAGATTTCATTCACAactaaaatatatcatccTAATATCAACGCAAATGGTAATATTTGTTTAGATATCTTAAAAGATCAATGGTCCCCAGctttaacaatttcaaagGTTTTATTGTCCATTTGTTCTCTATTAACAGATGCCAACCCAGATGATCCATTAGTCCCTGAAATCGCCCATTTATACAAAACAGATAGGCCAAAATATGAAGCTACAGCAAAAGAATGGACCAAAAAATATGCAGTATAA